A region of Oncorhynchus kisutch isolate 150728-3 unplaced genomic scaffold, Okis_V2 scaffold4046, whole genome shotgun sequence DNA encodes the following proteins:
- the LOC109877484 gene encoding membrane-spanning 4-domains subfamily A member 4D translates to MCMKMSLSITACLPDQRRRPPSVTSSINLETNSGREMKYTFQSDECMVITIPLGSLRNAQEGQLMPDNFHCVFKDVYKVFLKGQPKALGAAQLIAGVLLLILGLLFVQQSKLVLIFTVPSVLFVVAGMLTYAAGHSPSMCVTKLSFSLNIVSCFWTVAAVVLCTVPASHGFHGDHQEVFSGIKWMIVVLLVIELVVSMVAIYWESKAVCRQHFNILPMVTLKQEV, encoded by the exons atgtgtATGAAAATGTCTTTGTCCATCACAGCTTGCTTACCAGACCAGCGCAGACGCCCTCCAAGTGTGACTTCCTCCATAAATTTAGAAACGAACAGCGGCAG GGAAATGAAGTACACATTTCAGTCAGATGAGTGCATGGTCATCACTATACCTCTGGGCAGTCTCAGAAATGCTCAGGAGGGCCAGCTGATGCCTGACAACTTCCACTGTGTCTTCAAAGATGTCTACAAGGTCTTCCTCAAGGGTCAGCCTAAAGCTCTGGGG GCGGCTCAGCTCATTGCTGGAGTCCTTCTCTTGATTCTGGGGCTACTGTTTGTCCAGCAAAGCAAATTAGTTCTGATCTTCACCGTGCCCAGTGTCCTG TTTGTTGTTGCTGGAATGCTGACCTATGCTGCAGGTCATTCTCCAAGTATGTGTGTG ACCAAACTGTCATTTTCCTTGAACATTGTCAGTTGTTTCTGGACAGTAGCTGCTGTTGTTCTCTGCACTGTCCCCGCCTCTCACGGTTTCCACGGGGACCATCAAGAG GTATTTTCTGGTATCAAATGGATGATTGTAGTTCTCCTGGTCATTGAACTGGTTGTTTCCATGGTGGCGATCTACTGGGAGAGTAAAGCCGTGTGCAGACAGCACTTCAACATTCTG CCCATGGTCACCCTGAAGCAAGAGGTATGA